Genomic DNA from Limanda limanda chromosome 8, fLimLim1.1, whole genome shotgun sequence:
AAAAGTTACGCCTAGAATTATATTATTATGCTGCAAGGTtacctttttatttgtttttaaataacataATGTTGAATAGAGATTTATTTCAGAATGGTAACGGATTTGATAAAGTCAACTTTTTTCAGAATGCTTGTCATTTGCTTGTAACCAACATCTAGAATCTTGATCGTTTAAGATTATTGtttcagaacaaacacacaaaaagtcCTACAACCATAAAAGTTCTCATACAGCTTTTCTATTGTCTCTTTGCAAGCTATTTCTCGTGTGTCTTGAATAGGTTAACATTCTTACTGTTTGCTATAAGCTGGATAACCAAAGCTGTACCAGTATGACTTGTACTGATGGTTTATTATGTCGTTTTTAACCAatacaaagaaaatgtattcatcAGGGAAGTCCTCGATCACCACATGGAGGGGATACTCTAAGAAACAGTCAGACATTATTTCTAGTAGAGATAATCCCTCAAATAGAGTAAagtgttaaatattaaattttaAATGACCTGGAGAAAAACATAAACTTTCACTTCAAATCAACTTTAGTCTTTTGTGGGGGGAAACAGCATTGGTCATAGGTCTTCACAGTGTAAATATAACAGCCTCGTGTCCACTGACTTTGACAGCAAAATACGAGGAGGTCTTTCTAACATGGTTTCCGTTTATCCTGGGGTTTATAACTATACTGAATACATTATTTCCTAAGTAGATATCTGCTGTGCAGCTCATACCTTTCTGCTGATAGTGCACACCATGCAGCGTGTGGGACAGACTACATCAATTGAGCTTGGCTTGTTCATATATGGTTCGACGGTGGAACTTCCACCAGGTGCTAATTGCTGTCATTTCTCAGATAGACGATTAAACTGTTAATTCAATCTGTATACGGAAGCAATCAACGACAAAATAGGATGAAAATATTTCCTTAACCATATTACAAAGATTGTCTCTGCATCAGTTTCTTCTGATACGCAGTGATGGTGACAAGAGATATGAAAGATCAATAGCACCATCTAGTGGTCCAACAAGGCACCGTTACTACCACGACCTTTAAACCTCTACGGATCGTTCCCCTGAGAAACCAGTACTCACTTTGTGGCAACCTCTCAGTCCAAGCTGTTTGCTCTTGCTGTACTCGCCATCAGTATTCTCATACTGGGAATCGTATATAAATGTGCAGCCCCTACGCTTCAATGGTTTGTATTTGATGTAACAATAAGATTCTCTTCCAACAGCTGTCAGGAGGAAAGCAGCTCTTGGGTACTGAATAtttataatcattaatatttaaataaaaaatacattttaaaagtaaGTTAAATGTCCTGCTTTTATTCATACCTCTTATATAAATTCAAGCTGTGCATTCCGTGTTTGGTGAGCACTGAAGAGAGGGATTGTTGTGGAAGTGGATGGTTTTCACATGGTCAAAACATTTTCTTGCAGTTTGTGAAGCACACATAAAAGAAATCTGTTGTGTCCTCATTGGTTAATTACTCATGTGTTGTCCTCTGTATctatattttttgtttcatggttgtgtttattttagtaaattgtgtgtgtgtgtgtgtgtgtgtgtgtgtgtgtgtgtgtgtgtgtgtgtgtgtgtgtgtgtgtgtgtgtgtctgtgtgtgtgtgtaaagcagcACAGTCACACAGCACCATTAACAGGCAGCCTCTGAAATTATCATGAAGTTAAATCTCTCTTACAAAATTATTGTAAACATTGTACATTGAATTAAAGTTTGGTTTATGCTGTAATGTACAGTATTGCTCTTGGttatttgtattaaataaagtttaatgcattttttttattcttcctttTCAGTTCTTtagaaataacaaaacatttagGATGTGGTCCCACTCCAGACCAGAGGGAGGCGCCTCCACTTCCCTCGCAGAGAGCCGAGGAGGCAGCGGGCTGTCGGGGGGAGCAGCGCAGGGACGGACTGCCGGTGAAGGCGGCGGCTTGTGTTACTGTTGTGAAAACATTTGTGAAGGTAACTGACTGGAAACTGCGCAGTCCGAGTTTAACAGAGTTTGTTAACACGTACTTCCTGTTAATCGCGTTCGTACAGACACAGGAGCGAACTTTAGCTGGAgccaggtgggggggggaagcgGTTTGCCGACTTGGCCACGGTGCCGACACATGTTGGAGCTAAAGCTAACCTGCTAGCCAACGCTTATGGTGCCTTCAGGTGCTCCCTGTGAGCTCCGACCTTCCGACAACTTGACTATTTTAGTTTGTTTACCATGtcaaataaacaccaacactagTAAGCACGTGTAAGTCATGTGTGTACATTAAGCTGCTGTTACTACTAGGTGtggttttaatttattcatgcTTTGTTCGTTTAGAATTGGGAAGTAAACAATCGGACTCTGCAAACAGGAAGCTGTGGGTGAAACTAATTCAGACCAGTGACAAGTGAAAGAATCAAGTGAAACATTAGTGAAGAAACAGGGGGACAGTACCTCCATCAGAGCACAATGAATGTTTTGATGAGTATGAACATGGATCATATGTTATGGCCTCTGCCTTGAACACCTCACATGTTAGtctccaccaccatcatcacagCACCCATTGAGGGAGTATATTAAGGGATAATGTTGTTTATACTCTTCAGCGACATAAAGATTTAATATCAAAGTGCATTTAACCTGTTTTGCCTGCACATGTTGACAGAGTAGTGTGTTTGTATAAAGTTTCACTTCTCTGTATGTGCAGGGACTTAACTCCTCTGATGGTACGGATTTCTGTCAAAGTGATTCCCTGAATGCATCAGTACCAGCACAGTAAACATTGTTACTCAGACTCAGCAATGCCATGAAAATTGACTTTGTCTGCAACTAATCGGCAACTATTTTAattatagatttttattttaataatttcttaGGTTTAAAAACTCCATTTATTCTCTGATCCAGAGTTCATCCAATATTAGGATTTTGTAGATCTTAGTTTTGCCCCTTTTTAGACAAAACAGTTGTGTCAACTGTAGAGTGACATTCAATGACAGTCTATACGAATGTGTCccacaaaacataaacagtgGGGTTCAAGAGTTGTGTCAGACTCTCGGATCATTATATTCAACACAATAACGTATATATTACATAGATCCTTTTTAGAAACTTGCCTGATGTGTAATGTATGTACTGTATGAGTAAGTATAGACATATACGCTTATGTTAATTGTTCAATTATAAAGAGAAATCTGTTTTCTACAGGTGTGTGATTCATTATGCGGCGAGGGGAGCACGCTCCACAGGCTTTCCAAGCGCCGGTGGACGTCCATGCCAGCGCAGACGGTCAGGTGTATCTGTTCAATGAGAGACAGAATGACTCCTCTGTATCCTCGGACGACGAGGAGTTCAACGTCATGGAGATGAGACCGTTGGTTTCTCGAGAGCAGGGACGAGACAGACTGAAGAATGTCCAGCTGCTGGAGCGGAAGGTGGAGGACGGCGACAATCTCAACAAGCTCGCACTGCAATACGGCTGCAAGGTAAAAGACACACATTAGCTCAATGATTTCTGGTGTTGATCTCCTCAGAACGACAGAGTATTAGGGCCACTTataaggaaaataaacagaTCTTGAGAATTTTTGTCCCAATATTGGCAGAATACAGTCATATTATGagaaaataagttttaaatCTACAAGTCGGAAATTTAATAAAAGACCAAATTAAGATACTTAAGTTCATGGTTTCGTGAATAGAAATACTTAATCATTTACCACATCAGTACCACATCATCAGGACATTGAATAGATTGTTTAAGAAACTGAGTCTGttttgaagaagaaacaaaggaGGAAGCTTCCTAATTTTGTTGAGGAGGAAAAGTgaaaattcatattttttcataCTGGTTTATTACTTTCTCAATAAAGCATGAGATTGTTTCAAGATTTTGTATCCAGAAGTCCAGAGGGTAGGGTTCTCCTTCCtgcttattttttattcttgcaTTATTATGACTTTCTTCTCAAGTACGACTTCATTCTCTAAATCGTACCTCAGTGCCCCTACAATTGTACTTTATTGACGTCAATGTAATTCCATTTTTGTTTCTGCCAACAGGTGGCCGATATTAAGCGGGTGAACAACCTTATGCAGGAGCAAGATTTATTTGCACTGACATCCATCAAAATACCGGTACAGAAACACAGCATTTTAACAGAGACTTACACTGACACAAATCAAGGAGAGATGCCACACTCATCTGATTCACCAGTAAAGTCTCTAGACAGAGCCAGAAACCCACCACCTGCACAGGAGGTCACAGACTTTCTCATGGAGGTGGATAATGACATTGAGAAACTCATTCAGACTTCGAACAATCAAGATGACAACATGTTGTATAACTCAGAGAAAGAGCAACGGTTTGGTTTCAGAGGACGGGGCCTGACCAGTCACGGAGCCGACTGGGGAATCCATTGGTGGAACGCTGTGGTTGCCATGGTCCTGATAGGCATCATCCTGCCATTATTTTATGTCATTTATTTCAAGACGAAAGATAATGGAGTCGTTCCACCAACAAATGGCAATGGCACTTTAGAGTCGTCCATCACCTCTTCAAACAACTCAGGGACGGGGCTCAGCACAAAAGGAATTAAGCTTTTTCAAGAACCAGGATAGTGAAGACTAGAGTCTCAGACAACCAGAAACATTTCAAGACTGTTGGTGACGATCAAGATAAAGCCCAATCTATCATTGATTTAGCGCAGTGAAATATCAGCTTTTATCAAGTTAAAAAGAGTGAATTTTACCTTTTTATTATGGTGTAACTGTGAAGATGGATGAAGACACTGGAATTGTCACCATGGAGTGAAGTTGCTCCAAGTTGTTTTCATCATACATCCACACAGCtacattattgttttaaaacgCATTAACTCTGCTACAGATACGTTTAGATCGGGTAAGATGTTGtcccgttttagtttgaaaactcaggGCTGCGTTTTAGTCTGGACTTACAGAAACgtagatgtttggaaacgaAGTCGTAGACACTCAGGGCCGCCTGCCAATTGGATGTCTTTAGTCATAACCTagcttttgttgatttgtttggctcccatcacatgacccccttctgAAGGAAACCACAGGCATTAACCTTGACTAACAGAAAATTAGCTATTATGCAGCGTTACTTATACCTCGGAGCTCCGCTTCAGAAGGACGTCATATCTGAATAACCCAAATTGTGATTGATCCAGCTGCAAATGCTCAGTGTTTACGTTTGCCAGCTAGCCATTGTTAGCGAAATAATTTCATAATAACACATTATGTGGCCTTTTACGCATACTAACACTGTAGTAACATGTCCACAGCCAGTAATTGGACAGTACTATGTGTAAGACAAATTTAAGTGCTGATAAACAGTATAAACTAAAGCTTTCACTAATGCTATTACACAAagcggccatcttggatttcaaAGTCGGGGAAGTGAGTTTTTTCTTCCAAGTCAGGGGTTTGTAATTCCGATCTCTGAGGTGTAATAGAACGCGGCATTATTCTAACAGCCTCATTTTTGTGACGATGCAGGGCAGCAGCATTTCATCAAACAGCTTCTATAGAGAACCGTTTTCTGATCCTTTGCCTTGAAAAACTGTTCTTGTTGGTTGGGATCTCAGTTTTCTCAGGTGTTTTGCTAAATTTGAGTTATTAAATGTGTCTTGAAGCTCCTCCACATGTCTCAATATTGTAAGGAAAAATTCTAGAGAGAATAAGTCCACACTGTAGTTGTATCTCTTTCTGCGTTATCACAAGCTGCCTTTCCACCACTGTGTGTTAAATGTCATCATATCAGCGTCAGATATCAGGCGAAAATATGATATCTGTCGTGGCAgagtaatatatttttaaactgataaaatggaagatttattttatattttataacagtgTTCCCCTGTTGCCAAAACTGTGTGAGGTTATGTTGTATTTGACATGGGTTCGAgcgtcgtgtgtgtgtgccttttttGGTCTAACTTATTTTCAATGTGTCAAAGTTTTTACTGTTTAGTTATGACAATGCACTCTGGGCCTTATCTCTGGGTCTGATGATGCCAAACGTGTGTTTACAGTAATAGTTATTTGGTTTTGACTGTGTTCATTCACATCAACTTTTAAAGTAcaaggtgttttattttgaaaatgactTACACTTGTGAGTGTCTTAAACCTTTATCGTTATATTTAAATTGCACGCTCCTGTCATTCATTTGAGTTCCAATGTCTTTGGTAGAGTTGACACAATGGATGTGCAAGACTCTTTTCATGAGAGTGGCTCTTTTTAATAGAAACTTGGACTTGGTTTACAGCAACAGCACAAACGGCACCTTTCAAACTGATCACAGTAAAATCAGCAGGTCTATGAACATTAGAACTTATGAAGGGAAATTTATTGCAGGACTGTTGAATGAGATTGCATTAGTTTTAGTTAGGTTGTTCCTAATTGTATGTGGtaagatagtgtgtgtgtattgtgtctTTAAAGTATTTTCTAACATGTCTTTTGTGAAAGATTAGGTTATTTTAGCATGCTTGCTTTTGTACAATGAGATTATAGatgcacacagatgcacaacGAATGCAATAAAATAACTCActatagaaaataaataactaaatatacCTGTATTCATAGCTATGCAATTTCTGATTATTATTACAGTGCCTGTGGTTATCCGAAGATATTGGCACAACAGGCAAAAACAGTGTCACAatagtgtttgtttttacaggaaTGAAGTCAGGCTGCATTTAAGGGGACTTTTAGATTAGTGATATGCTGATTTTTGTACCTAAATGATTGTCCTCATAGTTATTAAATGATTTTCCAGGTAACAATGAGTAGACGTCTGAACTTCTGCCAAGTCATCAGTTCATTTATCAACTGTTTTTGCACCGCACTTAAGATGCGAagattctttttgatttttacttctccgaccactgtacgtcgaaaaaaattcaccgccaaacccataggtggcgcaacggaagacgagctcagagaagcctaccccatttgggaagaagaagtccacgtgtctctgtttacctctgttagcttgcctcccacatactgaaccatggcaactaacagaactaaataaagtgacacccagcgtgtcaaaatgctgatgtaatcgtttcttagcgcagcggttccccggtcttgtttccgaactgtgttgctgattccacagcttgaatctgcttgaggctacatgtagctagaagctacacggagctagctcccccccagcttccacacacagtcagcagggacttccgacactaactactacctagtgtttgcttctaacctggcggtattatagaaacagtgtcatgatagaagtggaattaaagtcgtgacggcgggtttttgcactgttaccaccgcagtt
This window encodes:
- the lysmd4 gene encoding lysM and putative peptidoglycan-binding domain-containing protein 4 translates to MRRGEHAPQAFQAPVDVHASADGQVYLFNERQNDSSVSSDDEEFNVMEMRPLVSREQGRDRLKNVQLLERKVEDGDNLNKLALQYGCKVADIKRVNNLMQEQDLFALTSIKIPVQKHSILTETYTDTNQGEMPHSSDSPVKSLDRARNPPPAQEVTDFLMEVDNDIEKLIQTSNNQDDNMLYNSEKEQRFGFRGRGLTSHGADWGIHWWNAVVAMVLIGIILPLFYVIYFKTKDNGVVPPTNGNGTLESSITSSNNSGTGLSTKGIKLFQEPG